The genomic region AATAACCCCTACGACTACAGCAATTAGGGCATAGAAAATCCGCTGCCGCAACTCCTCTAGATGGTCGAACAGGGACATTTCCACTTCGTCAGGCAGTTCGTTCAGATAAGAATCTTGCTCTTGAACCGCTGGCTCAATGTCGTTATTTACATCTGCCTGAGATGCAGTGTCAACTTCAGAGGGTGGTGTCATTACTCAAGCCATTTCCATATCTGATGAATATTGTATCTGTTATGAAGGGAGCAGGGAGTAGGGAGTAGGGAGCAGGGATTTAACTTTTGACTTTTGACTTTTGACTGACCTCTCATCCCTCGTCCTCTGCTTGAACCATCGATTGTATTGCTGCTTCAATTCGTTGCCAGCCTGTGGGTGAGGTTAGATCTATGCCAAGGAAGGATGGGTATATGCGCGATCGCAATGTCAAGTAAACGAGTCCAGCAATTAAAACCGCGCCGATCGCTGGAAGATCTCGATTTTGCGACACAGGGTAGTTTTGCCTTAAATAATCCAAGCAGGCGATCGCTGTTTGTTCTCTGATTTGTGCTAGTTCCTCCGTTAACTCGTTTCCTTCTAACAGCTCCCAACGTAAGATTTCTTGCGTAATTGGACGCTCTTGTAAGTCTTGTGACAGTTGCAACAGCATTCTTACCATTTCTTCGTCCCAGGAATCTGCTGCTACGCCATTATCGATCAGTTCTTCGGCATTAATCCAATAATCTCCTTCTTTCCCAAATGCCCGCAGTAGCTCTGGCAAGCTGCCAAAATATCGGTAAATTAACACTTTATCGACTTGTGCTTCGCGGGCGATCGCATTGATGCCTAATTGTCTAAACCCTGATGCTGATAGTAATTTGCCCACTGCTGCTAGAATTCTAGCTTTTGTCTCCTCTTTATCCCGCGTCATCGAAAATTCGTACTATTGTCACTGACTGGTGACTATGATACCTTGTCACTAGGTAGTGACTTAAGAAGATTTTGGTCACGCAAAGGCGAGGACACTTCCGTGCGGGGGTTTCCCCCGTTGAGGAGCGACTGCGTTGTGGGGGTTCCCCCCATTGAAGCATGTCGCGTGAAAGTGTCCGTAGCAGAGGCGCAAAGTGTTTCTTGTTGTAGAATCGGCGTGAAGAATAAGGGAAATGAAGAAGATTTGTTTGGATTTAGAGATTTACACTTATCAGATCGATTTTGTCGGTCACGTGAATAATTCTGTTTATCAGCAGTGGATGGAAATCGGACGAACTAAGTTGTTAGAAGCGGTAGGAATGCCAATTCACGCGATCGCAGAACGCGGTTTTGTGCCTATCTTAGTTCAAACAAATATTACTTACAAAAATCCTCTCTATTTAGGCGATCGCGTGCGCTTAGAGTTATGGCTTTCCGAACTCAGAGCTGCATCTGCCATAATAGATTTTTGCTTTTTTAATGGTGATAATACGTTGGTAGCAGAAGCACAGCAAAAAGGACTATTCATCGATCGAGAAACTAAGCGTCCGCGTCGATTGCAAACGGAGGAGCGAGAATTATTTAGTCCTTATGTAGTTTCTGAATTTAGCGCTAATTCCAATCGAGAAACAGCAAGAGTTTAGCTCTATTTATCTTCTGGCAAAACCTTGACTTTTGCACTAGTTTGAGTTAAGTTGCCAGCACTGTCTCTAGCAGTATACGTAATTGTGTAAATTCTTTCTTGTCCGTTTTTAGATTTTGCTCTTAGAAAAACTCGTCCATCTGGCTTAATTTGAATATCTTCTGAGGTTAAGCGATCGCCTCTAGCAATTTGTCCATCATTAGTTGTAATTGAGCCGATTCTATGTGATGGATTTGGGTCAATATTATCGCTTACCTGCGCTTTAACTTTTATCTCTACTAGGCGATCGTCTGCTGGTTCCAAAATAGTGGGTTCTACGCTAAAACTAATTTCTGGTGGTTCTCGATCTGGAATAAATCCCTCAAATTGAGCTGCTGTAAAGTTGGAAATGGGAAGATCGTCATCTGTATTTAAAGATCTACCACCACCGTACACGATAAAACCTTGAATAATGTATGGCGGAGGAAGTTTTTTATCGCCAATGGCTGCACCATTAAATCTGAGTTTTAGTTGCGCGTCTCCAGCCGCAAAGGAACCTTCTCCCGCTGCTAGATCGATAACAGTGCGATCTTTTGTTGCGAGTGAGGCACTCCATTTATAAGCACCGCTATAAAGAAAATTTATAGGTATCGTAACATCAAGATAATCGAATTTATCATTATTATTTATATCTATTCCTACAGTTTTAGCACTACCATTTCATAGAATTGCTTCCCGGTGAAACTGTGCTATTTTGTAAGCTTTAGTTTTGCCTAAGTTGATAACTCGATCTTTGAGAGCGTAGGCATCTCCTTCTAAAAATACCTCGCTCACCTGGTAGGGAGCATCAACTTTTAAATATTCTTTAATATCTTGAGTATCAAATTCGATTTCAGGGCTGACATTACCAATTGGTAGCTTAACTCTGGTATTTTGAAAGAATGATTCGCCATTGCTAGCCTTGAGAGTCACTTTAATAAAGTATTCTCCAGCTTCTAAAACGCGAATAGCAGGAGATATGACAATGAGATCGAACAATCCATCGCCGTTAGTATCGATACCGCGATCGCTAAACGATTTCAACAGTCTAGCAGTTCTGCGAATAACTTTGAAATCTGTAGAAACGTGGCGCTGAAATAAATTGCCTTTTGAGGTTTTACCTTCTACATTTGCACTGACTTGAAACTCTCCAGGTTCTCTAGCTTTGAGAGATGCGGTAAAGATACCATCATTCGCAGTGCGATCGCCATTTAAGCCATCATCGCGGAATGTAACAGGTTGCTTTTGTAGCGTTCGATCTCCCAGTCTTTCAATTACAGCATTAATTGCAATTTGTTTAATCAGACTTCTATCTTCGATAGCTGCTAGTTCTAATTGAATATTGCTATTTAACCAGTGTTCTTTTTTGATACTTTCTATACCTGCAAAAATAAAACTATCAGATAATAAAGTAAATCTAATATCTTATTGATTGTTAGTAGCATTTGTAGCTTGAATAATGTATTTCCATTTTCCAGGCTGAGGCTTAAAAAGTTTAAATATTTGTAAGCCTACTAATTCGGGTTTTTGGGAGAATATAAAAAAGTTACTTTGAAATCTGGTACTATTCTGGGTGCGCTGAGAAAAGCGATCGCCGTGAGGAGAAATTAATTCAATTTCAATGTTTTTCGAGATATTGCCAAAAAGCAAATTGACTTCACTCGCATCATCTATAATTACAGTATCCTCAATTCTCTGAGCTGGAGCTTTCAGAGTATAATTTTTCTGCTCTTGCTCTCGCATT from Chroococcidiopsis sp. SAG 2025 harbors:
- a CDS encoding TetR/AcrR family transcriptional regulator; the encoded protein is MTRDKEETKARILAAVGKLLSASGFRQLGINAIAREAQVDKVLIYRYFGSLPELLRAFGKEGDYWINAEELIDNGVAADSWDEEMVRMLLQLSQDLQERPITQEILRWELLEGNELTEELAQIREQTAIACLDYLRQNYPVSQNRDLPAIGAVLIAGLVYLTLRSRIYPSFLGIDLTSPTGWQRIEAAIQSMVQAEDEG
- a CDS encoding thioesterase family protein is translated as MKKICLDLEIYTYQIDFVGHVNNSVYQQWMEIGRTKLLEAVGMPIHAIAERGFVPILVQTNITYKNPLYLGDRVRLELWLSELRAASAIIDFCFFNGDNTLVAEAQQKGLFIDRETKRPRRLQTEERELFSPYVVSEFSANSNRETARV